In Fibrobacter sp. UWB15, the following proteins share a genomic window:
- a CDS encoding ATP-dependent Clp protease ATP-binding subunit, producing the protein MSDFNNDAEKVLAKAQSLRDRCSHSYLGAAHLAVGLVEGPDATLKKLYKSKGAKTNELRGKLEPFVQKIPRMEGVNPDVEPDNDLNRILRASVQAARQVNRMVTPGDMLVALMKFSGDRGLAKVFEDALGSVEVVETWLSDPFAGAANAEEQSPLKLYGRELVEMAADGKLSPVIGREEEIRRVILILSRKTKNNPCLVGEPGVGKTAIVEGLAERIYRGDVPDALKGKKLFALDLSALMAGAKYRGDFEERLKAVLDALEEDGNTLLFIDEIHTIVGAGKTEGSMDLGNMLKPKLARGELHCIGATTTQEYRKYIEKDSALERRFQPVQVDEPSEEESISILRGIKDGFDAHHGVRLHDNALVAAVKLSNRYISDRFLPDKAIDLIDEAASLVKTQMDTVPEALDTLQRKELQMKIEEQALAKETDDTSVKRLKELREELATTDAAVKLMQDRWQERRAKNAELQGLKKSLQQAKDEMEQAEARYDLNRAAELKYNKIVNLEKEIAAKTEEIKKSAGDGDLSEEVTEETIALVVSRWTGIPVTKLCEGEKAKLLHLDERLHARVIGQDEAVEAVSEAILRNRSGLSRENAPIGSFLFLGPTGVGKTELAKALAVELFDDENALVRIDMSEYMEKHSVSRLIGAPPGYVGYEEGGQLTEAVRTHPYCVILLDEIEKAHPDVFNTLLQVLDDGRLTDGKGRTVNFKNTLILMTSNLGAAHFQNRAGDAKPVTLKEIEPELRGFFRPEFLNRLDEVLVFQSLTKPQIRDIVRLKFKGLAERAARQDLQLTLTDKALDAIADGAYQPEFGARPIQRYLERNVERPLSHAILAGTVSAAKPVVIDYDGNAFTVK; encoded by the coding sequence ATGTCCGATTTCAATAACGATGCAGAAAAAGTTTTGGCGAAGGCGCAGAGCCTGCGCGACCGTTGCTCGCATTCCTACCTGGGTGCGGCGCATTTGGCTGTGGGCCTGGTAGAAGGCCCCGATGCCACCTTGAAGAAACTCTACAAGTCGAAGGGCGCGAAGACGAATGAGCTTCGCGGCAAGCTGGAGCCGTTCGTGCAGAAGATTCCGCGTATGGAGGGCGTGAACCCCGATGTGGAACCCGATAACGACTTGAACCGTATTTTGCGCGCCTCGGTGCAGGCGGCGCGTCAGGTGAACCGCATGGTGACCCCGGGCGACATGCTCGTGGCCCTCATGAAGTTCTCGGGCGACCGCGGCCTTGCGAAGGTTTTTGAAGATGCGCTGGGCAGCGTGGAGGTCGTGGAAACGTGGCTGTCGGACCCGTTTGCAGGGGCCGCCAATGCCGAGGAACAGTCCCCGCTGAAACTGTACGGCCGTGAACTCGTGGAAATGGCCGCCGACGGAAAGCTTTCGCCGGTGATTGGCCGTGAAGAGGAAATCCGCCGCGTCATCTTGATTTTGAGCCGTAAGACGAAAAACAACCCGTGCCTGGTCGGTGAACCCGGCGTGGGTAAGACCGCCATTGTGGAAGGGCTTGCCGAGCGTATCTATCGCGGCGACGTGCCCGACGCCCTGAAGGGCAAGAAGTTGTTCGCGCTGGATTTGTCTGCCTTGATGGCGGGTGCAAAATACCGTGGCGATTTTGAGGAACGTTTGAAAGCGGTGCTTGACGCCCTTGAAGAAGACGGCAATACCTTGCTGTTCATCGACGAAATCCACACCATCGTGGGTGCGGGCAAGACGGAAGGCTCCATGGACTTGGGCAACATGCTCAAGCCGAAACTCGCCCGTGGCGAACTGCACTGCATCGGTGCTACCACTACGCAGGAATACCGCAAGTACATCGAGAAGGATTCCGCATTGGAACGCCGTTTCCAGCCCGTGCAGGTTGACGAGCCGAGTGAAGAGGAATCCATTTCTATTCTCCGTGGCATCAAGGACGGCTTTGATGCGCATCATGGCGTGCGTCTGCACGACAATGCGCTTGTGGCCGCCGTGAAGCTTTCGAACCGCTACATCAGCGACCGATTCTTGCCGGACAAGGCTATTGACCTGATTGATGAAGCCGCAAGCCTTGTGAAGACGCAGATGGATACGGTGCCCGAAGCCTTGGACACCTTGCAGCGTAAGGAACTCCAGATGAAAATCGAGGAGCAGGCCTTGGCGAAGGAAACCGACGACACCAGCGTAAAACGCCTGAAAGAGCTGCGTGAAGAACTGGCGACGACGGATGCTGCTGTAAAGCTGATGCAGGACCGTTGGCAGGAGAGGCGTGCGAAAAACGCCGAGTTGCAGGGGCTTAAGAAATCCTTGCAGCAGGCGAAGGACGAGATGGAGCAGGCGGAAGCCCGCTACGACTTGAACCGCGCCGCCGAACTCAAGTACAACAAGATTGTGAACCTCGAAAAGGAAATCGCCGCGAAGACGGAAGAAATCAAGAAGTCTGCAGGCGACGGCGACCTGAGCGAAGAGGTGACCGAAGAAACCATCGCCCTTGTGGTGAGCCGCTGGACCGGAATTCCGGTGACGAAGCTGTGCGAAGGCGAAAAGGCAAAGTTGTTGCACCTGGACGAACGACTGCATGCCCGCGTGATTGGCCAGGACGAAGCCGTGGAAGCGGTTTCGGAAGCAATCTTGCGTAACCGTAGTGGTTTAAGCCGCGAGAATGCGCCGATTGGCAGCTTCTTGTTCCTCGGCCCGACGGGTGTGGGCAAGACGGAACTTGCGAAGGCGCTTGCCGTGGAACTGTTCGACGACGAGAACGCGCTGGTGCGTATTGACATGAGCGAATACATGGAAAAGCACAGCGTGAGCCGTTTGATCGGTGCGCCTCCGGGATACGTGGGCTACGAAGAAGGCGGCCAGCTGACCGAAGCCGTGCGTACGCATCCGTACTGCGTGATTCTGCTGGACGAAATCGAGAAGGCTCACCCCGACGTGTTCAACACGCTGTTGCAGGTACTTGACGACGGTCGTTTGACCGATGGCAAGGGCCGTACGGTGAACTTCAAGAACACCTTGATTCTCATGACGTCGAACCTGGGTGCCGCTCATTTCCAGAACCGCGCGGGTGATGCAAAGCCCGTGACCTTGAAGGAAATCGAGCCGGAACTCCGCGGATTCTTCAGACCGGAATTCCTGAACCGTCTGGATGAAGTGCTGGTATTCCAGAGCCTCACAAAGCCGCAAATCAGGGACATCGTAAGGCTCAAATTCAAGGGACTCGCCGAACGCGCCGCCCGTCAGGATTTGCAACTGACCCTGACCGACAAGGCGCTCGATGCCATTGCCGACGGCGCTTACCAGCCGGAATTCGGCGCGCGGCCGATCCAGCGTTACCTGGAAAGGAACGTGGAACGCCCGCTGAGCCACGCAATTCTCGCCGGTACCGTGAGTGCCGCAAAGCCCGTAGTCATCGACTACGACGGGAATGCGTTCACGGTGAAATAA
- a CDS encoding fibrobacter succinogenes major paralogous domain-containing protein, whose product MKFWLALFVSLLVAYASAAPKFKKKNEFKDPRDKQTYRTVKIAGLEWLGDNLNYKTEGSFCYKDDDDQCMVYGRLYTWDAAKKACPAGFRLPTHADFESLWTAAGADFNAGYLIKADYGWSGDTNGNDTLKFSAMPAGNRFDDETYGNTAKFAFFWSADDSSEGVAPGSARVWYLTSKSMAFGYMSKPKNFGFSVRCVR is encoded by the coding sequence ATGAAGTTTTGGCTTGCCTTATTTGTAAGTTTGCTTGTAGCCTATGCCTCGGCGGCACCTAAATTCAAAAAGAAAAACGAGTTCAAGGACCCGCGCGACAAGCAGACGTACCGCACGGTGAAAATTGCCGGCCTCGAATGGCTGGGCGACAACCTGAATTACAAAACCGAGGGCAGTTTCTGCTACAAAGACGATGACGACCAGTGCATGGTTTACGGCAGGCTCTACACTTGGGATGCGGCTAAAAAGGCATGCCCCGCCGGGTTCCGCTTGCCCACGCATGCCGATTTTGAAAGCCTCTGGACTGCGGCGGGCGCCGACTTTAACGCGGGTTACTTGATCAAAGCAGATTACGGCTGGTCGGGTGACACCAACGGCAACGACACTCTCAAATTCTCGGCGATGCCCGCCGGCAACCGTTTTGACGACGAAACCTACGGCAACACCGCCAAGTTCGCCTTCTTCTGGAGCGCTGACGATTCCTCCGAAGGCGTTGCTCCCGGCTCTGCCCGCGTGTGGTACCTCACCAGCAAGTCCATGGCGTTCGGCTACATGTCCAAACCCAAGAACTTCGGATTCTCGGTCAGGTGCGTGAGGTAA
- a CDS encoding type II toxin-antitoxin system YafQ family toxin — MTNPYKYTVRATSRFKKSVKRLTKRRKDSQKLKDVVEILAKGESLADSYKDHPLVGKWIGHRELHIESDWLLNYKIEENILILELVDTGSHADLFGK, encoded by the coding sequence ATGACAAATCCATATAAATACACTGTTCGAGCAACCAGCCGATTTAAGAAATCGGTCAAGCGATTAACAAAGCGCAGAAAAGATTCCCAAAAACTAAAAGATGTAGTTGAAATTCTCGCAAAAGGGGAATCCCTTGCGGATTCTTATAAAGACCATCCCCTTGTCGGAAAATGGATTGGCCATAGGGAATTACATATTGAATCGGACTGGTTGTTAAACTACAAGATCGAAGAAAACATTCTTATTCTAGAACTTGTAGACACCGGCTCTCACGCCGATTTATTCGGGAAATAA
- a CDS encoding type II toxin-antitoxin system RelB/DinJ family antitoxin, protein MSTVVTNIRIDKELKAQATELFNDLGLTLSQAFTVFLKQAILHHGLPFAVTRPPSKELLEAIKEGEELAHDPNAKTYASPQELWDELGI, encoded by the coding sequence ATGAGTACCGTGGTAACAAACATACGAATCGACAAAGAGCTCAAGGCTCAGGCAACCGAACTATTCAACGACTTGGGCTTGACGCTCTCCCAAGCGTTTACGGTTTTCCTGAAGCAAGCCATTCTGCACCACGGCCTGCCTTTTGCCGTTACAAGACCTCCGTCCAAAGAACTCCTCGAAGCCATCAAGGAAGGCGAAGAACTCGCCCACGATCCTAATGCAAAAACTTATGCTTCACCGCAGGAGCTGTGGGACGAACTTGGCATATGA
- a CDS encoding PD-(D/E)XK nuclease family transposase: MKRDEFAQFLGELRKTNENGQDIDAFVKQYEHRNVYFYNDGCIKKILASEKNLILTTDLVNAALGLIGSDRIANPKLVNPFIPGELGYHSVEPDILLTNDRGSDAPRDRISIEVQHEDSNSLFKDRLVLYVARLTNNMVKQGEVPQLENLHVVSFQFFDAFAKSPNYRHTVQLKNQEQEVYFDRQTVTLVEVAKFLKNAKDYVGDNCRLAQWLRAIDTLNREADFSEFANDPVFKLLQNEVKLCNFSSRYLMTVDMSDFDRAVAEYSTKMDIAKKMLENKEPLQKIVSYTGLPEAKIRNLK, from the coding sequence ATGAAACGTGATGAATTCGCGCAGTTTCTTGGTGAACTCAGAAAAACGAATGAAAACGGGCAAGACATTGACGCATTTGTCAAACAATACGAACACAGGAACGTGTATTTCTACAACGACGGATGCATCAAGAAAATCCTTGCCAGCGAAAAGAACTTGATTCTCACGACGGACCTTGTGAATGCGGCTCTGGGCTTGATCGGCTCGGACCGCATCGCTAATCCGAAGCTCGTGAACCCGTTCATTCCTGGCGAGCTTGGTTACCACAGTGTCGAACCGGACATTTTGCTGACGAATGATCGCGGATCAGATGCACCGCGTGATCGCATTTCGATTGAGGTACAACACGAGGACAGCAATTCCTTGTTCAAGGATCGTCTTGTCCTTTACGTGGCCCGCCTTACAAACAATATGGTGAAACAGGGCGAAGTTCCGCAACTCGAAAACTTGCACGTGGTCAGTTTCCAGTTCTTTGACGCGTTCGCGAAGTCGCCAAATTACCGCCATACGGTGCAGCTGAAAAATCAGGAACAGGAGGTTTACTTTGACCGCCAGACAGTGACGTTGGTTGAAGTGGCGAAGTTTCTCAAGAACGCGAAGGACTATGTCGGCGACAACTGCCGCTTGGCTCAGTGGCTCCGCGCCATCGACACGTTGAATCGCGAAGCCGATTTCAGTGAATTTGCAAATGATCCCGTGTTCAAGCTCTTGCAAAACGAGGTGAAATTATGTAATTTCAGTTCGAGGTATCTTATGACTGTAGACATGAGCGATTTCGACCGGGCTGTAGCCGAGTATTCGACGAAAATGGATATTGCGAAGAAAATGCTTGAAAATAAAGAGCCTCTTCAAAAGATTGTTTCTTATACGGGACTTCCGGAAGCTAAAATTCGCAACTTGAAGTAA
- a CDS encoding LEPR-XLL domain-containing protein, with amino-acid sequence MSKKNIKNNKKNSVRKNFKIEALEPRLMMDA; translated from the coding sequence ATGTCCAAAAAGAACATCAAGAACAATAAAAAAAATTCCGTTCGCAAGAACTTTAAAATTGAGGCGCTTGAACCTCGACTGATGATGGACGCCTAA
- a CDS encoding FISUMP domain-containing protein, whose product MKIFKSVLALSVLLALLAACGDESSSSAPDPIGEISSSSNDDNGSASSSSQKDSKKSSSSVSEKNSSSSVSGKNSSSSVVESSSSARNSSSSSAILFKQCEEGEQKIVVSEIDTGFVSCKDGKWVVDSIVDVVKPKVYPNMDSVFNPAVTYGSFRDPRDGKVYKTVRYYIKLQSGETTFIDSFTVMAQNLNYADTTIDSTTTVFDDSKVEKRCYQDDPWYCDNYFGALYTWSEALGLPKVCDSVGVTDDSRCNIKLGYDAKVQGVCPEGWHVMNETEWKHFASPRGIDASYTMLSRAVWENEKKTNSSGMSLLPNGDENPSNGLATFWLPEEKADDGLGAIIVNISSSLIISPTYKKGALPVRCVMDEGDTFIK is encoded by the coding sequence GTGAAGATTTTTAAAAGCGTTTTGGCCCTGTCTGTTCTCCTAGCCCTGCTCGCAGCATGTGGCGATGAATCTAGTAGCTCCGCTCCCGATCCAATCGGTGAAATCTCGTCGAGTAGCAATGACGACAATGGTTCTGCATCCTCGTCTTCTCAGAAAGATTCTAAAAAATCCAGTTCCTCGGTATCAGAAAAAAATTCTTCTAGCTCCGTAAGTGGAAAGAATAGTAGCTCGTCGGTGGTCGAGTCGAGTAGTAGCGCGCGGAATTCTAGCAGCAGTTCTGCGATTTTATTTAAACAATGTGAAGAAGGTGAACAAAAAATAGTTGTTTCTGAAATAGACACAGGATTTGTGAGTTGTAAAGATGGCAAGTGGGTTGTTGATTCTATTGTGGATGTAGTAAAACCCAAGGTCTATCCGAATATGGATAGCGTGTTTAATCCGGCTGTGACTTATGGCTCGTTTAGGGATCCTCGCGATGGAAAGGTTTACAAGACCGTTCGATACTATATAAAACTTCAAAGCGGCGAAACGACTTTCATTGATTCTTTTACGGTGATGGCTCAGAATCTAAATTACGCAGATACAACAATTGACAGTACAACGACGGTTTTTGATGATTCGAAGGTTGAAAAACGTTGCTACCAAGATGACCCTTGGTATTGTGACAATTATTTCGGAGCACTTTACACTTGGAGCGAAGCGTTGGGACTTCCCAAAGTGTGTGACAGCGTCGGCGTTACTGATGACTCAAGATGTAACATAAAGCTTGGTTACGATGCCAAGGTGCAGGGAGTGTGTCCGGAAGGTTGGCATGTGATGAACGAAACCGAATGGAAACACTTTGCGTCACCTCGGGGAATAGATGCTAGTTATACTATGTTGTCTCGTGCTGTATGGGAAAACGAAAAAAAGACTAATTCCAGTGGAATGTCATTACTGCCTAATGGGGATGAAAATCCGAGTAATGGTCTTGCTACGTTTTGGTTGCCTGAAGAAAAAGCTGATGATGGCCTAGGCGCCATAATAGTTAACATTTCGTCTTCTCTTATCATTTCGCCGACTTATAAGAAGGGTGCACTTCCGGTTCGCTGCGTAATGGACGAAGGCGATACCTTCATCAAGTAA
- a CDS encoding type II toxin-antitoxin system RelE/ParE family toxin, with amino-acid sequence MPSIGAHCHELRIRDENKIWRLFYRIDTDAIVVILWTEKKTSKTPDEILKLCRQRLKTYDAED; translated from the coding sequence ATGCCGTCGATTGGAGCACATTGTCATGAGCTTCGCATTCGAGATGAAAATAAGATATGGAGATTATTTTATCGGATTGATACGGATGCAATAGTTGTGATTTTATGGACGGAAAAGAAAACGAGCAAAACGCCTGATGAAATTCTTAAGTTGTGTCGTCAACGATTGAAAACTTATGATGCGGAGGATTAG
- a CDS encoding helix-turn-helix transcriptional regulator, whose protein sequence is MDKLKKERLQKKGWKVGDVDDFLGLSPAEMAIVEMKVALAKALVAKRKSLGETQVSAAIIAKTSQSRYAKVEHADSSVSLELMIKMFFALGATKKELLKTLSA, encoded by the coding sequence ATGGATAAGTTGAAAAAAGAAAGATTGCAGAAAAAGGGGTGGAAAGTCGGGGATGTCGACGATTTTTTGGGGTTGAGTCCTGCTGAAATGGCGATTGTTGAAATGAAGGTCGCTTTGGCTAAGGCGTTGGTTGCCAAGCGGAAGTCTCTTGGTGAAACACAAGTCTCTGCCGCAATTATCGCGAAAACGAGCCAGTCTCGTTACGCCAAAGTGGAACATGCGGACTCCAGCGTTTCCCTTGAACTGATGATCAAGATGTTCTTCGCGTTAGGTGCGACCAAAAAGGAATTGCTGAAGACGTTGTCGGCGTAA
- a CDS encoding HigA family addiction module antitoxin yields MSKHIETPTIGEILNEEFFTPMGLSAYKVAQAINVPVSRIQDILHDRRRITVDTSLRLARFFGVSDDYFISLQDDIDIRNLKIEIAEELNKIKTFVPV; encoded by the coding sequence ATGAGCAAACATATTGAAACGCCTACTATCGGAGAAATTCTGAATGAAGAGTTTTTTACGCCTATGGGTTTGTCTGCTTACAAAGTCGCCCAGGCAATCAATGTTCCTGTTTCAAGAATTCAGGACATTCTTCACGATCGCAGGCGAATTACAGTCGACACTTCTTTGAGGCTCGCCAGGTTCTTTGGAGTTTCTGACGATTACTTCATCTCTTTGCAAGATGATATTGACATTCGTAATCTTAAAATCGAAATCGCCGAGGAATTGAACAAAATTAAGACTTTTGTGCCGGTATAG
- a CDS encoding Smr/MutS family protein — MALNEEEEFQLQWINNHHMEDKDEQARKEAEAEAAARPARAPRGRKMRRNPAAWELPVPEDEIDLHGMTSDEAAEAVERRIDDLMIAGLKILRVIHGGGNPSYGNVKRIIDRKVRSEWSNRIQLYKVEPDNAGSSIMILGKPRPAQAKATRKPAKK; from the coding sequence ATGGCGCTAAACGAAGAAGAAGAATTCCAGCTGCAGTGGATCAACAACCACCACATGGAAGACAAGGACGAGCAGGCGCGGAAAGAAGCCGAAGCGGAAGCCGCCGCACGCCCCGCGCGCGCCCCGCGCGGGCGCAAGATGCGCCGTAACCCGGCCGCCTGGGAACTCCCCGTGCCCGAAGATGAAATCGACCTCCACGGCATGACATCCGACGAGGCGGCCGAAGCCGTGGAACGGCGCATCGATGACCTGATGATTGCTGGCCTCAAGATTCTCAGGGTCATCCACGGCGGCGGAAACCCGAGCTACGGCAACGTCAAACGAATCATCGACCGCAAGGTGCGTTCCGAATGGAGCAACCGCATCCAGCTGTACAAAGTCGAGCCCGACAACGCCGGTTCGAGCATCATGATCCTCGGAAAACCGCGCCCCGCCCAGGCAAAAGCCACCAGAAAGCCCGCCAAGAAATAA
- a CDS encoding transporter substrate-binding domain-containing protein, translated as MGCVKNEVPENRVFSLDDLANKKVGVLIGTTGEIYAADYGTDSTRLQLEKFETLAQAVDALLNGSIDAVLTDDTPAKVFARKNPSLRILNEIFKEESYAGIVAKENMGLLDSVNIALIQMRAMGVYDSIFDAYIGGQSKYHVKTDSVSGPVLRVATNAEFPPFEFRCKKRGIVGIDIEIARYVANYLERPVEIIDMDFDDIIDSIRAGKADLGLAAFSVTEERGQVINFTDNYATSKIVVMVRSGEDESTFQRIKDSLFGG; from the coding sequence ATGGGTTGTGTAAAAAACGAAGTCCCTGAAAACAGGGTATTTTCGCTTGACGACTTGGCGAACAAGAAGGTCGGTGTGCTTATCGGCACAACGGGCGAAATTTACGCAGCCGATTACGGTACGGACTCTACTCGACTCCAGTTGGAAAAGTTTGAAACGCTTGCACAGGCGGTGGACGCCTTGTTGAATGGTTCCATTGATGCCGTGCTCACGGACGATACTCCGGCCAAGGTCTTTGCCCGCAAAAATCCCTCTCTCAGAATTTTGAATGAAATCTTCAAGGAAGAATCGTATGCAGGCATTGTCGCTAAAGAAAACATGGGCTTGCTTGATTCTGTCAATATCGCTCTAATCCAGATGCGTGCGATGGGCGTTTACGATTCGATTTTTGATGCCTATATTGGCGGACAATCCAAGTATCACGTTAAGACTGATTCGGTGAGTGGTCCTGTTCTTAGAGTGGCGACCAATGCCGAATTCCCTCCGTTTGAATTCCGTTGCAAAAAACGCGGAATCGTGGGGATCGATATCGAAATTGCTCGCTACGTGGCTAATTACCTGGAACGTCCGGTCGAAATTATCGATATGGATTTTGACGATATCATCGATTCTATTCGAGCCGGAAAAGCGGACCTTGGTCTTGCGGCGTTCTCGGTCACTGAAGAACGCGGACAGGTCATCAATTTTACGGATAACTATGCCACTTCGAAAATTGTGGTCATGGTGCGCAGTGGCGAAGATGAATCAACTTTCCAGCGCATCAAGGATTCCCTTTTCGGGGGTTAA
- a CDS encoding lauroyl acyltransferase codes for MKNFRFVLYKATFHFLLRLPNAFYAALFTLAFPIYKALHTKRAYGRTVMHLANAKAYLKTNVSARDMFRGIFWNALDSYRGLARFKSVENRIVYENEEIIREAVKHGPVAGISIHQGAFELLHRALCRYSEHVHLITDSVGNDAFREVLKELRSDPHLTEYHPEETGKLIRDLFKTKGILAMVFDQGKNTKGNEVQLFGKASTLYLRLPQKVNQMGASVVTFRTWTNTKHQIVIRFESVYPPKSDPEKIIADIAKETETWISEYPEQWSWNYHGNFKV; via the coding sequence ATGAAGAATTTCAGGTTCGTTCTGTACAAAGCGACTTTCCATTTCCTGCTCCGCCTGCCAAACGCATTCTACGCTGCGCTATTCACACTCGCTTTTCCGATTTACAAGGCGTTGCATACCAAGCGCGCTTACGGCCGCACGGTAATGCACCTTGCAAACGCGAAGGCCTACTTAAAAACAAACGTAAGCGCACGCGACATGTTCAGAGGCATTTTCTGGAATGCACTCGATTCGTACCGGGGACTCGCCCGCTTTAAAAGTGTCGAAAATCGAATCGTTTACGAAAACGAAGAAATCATCCGTGAAGCGGTAAAGCATGGTCCAGTTGCCGGCATCAGCATTCACCAGGGTGCATTCGAACTTTTGCACCGCGCCCTTTGCCGTTATAGCGAACACGTGCACCTGATTACTGATTCTGTCGGCAACGACGCATTCCGCGAGGTACTCAAAGAACTCCGCAGCGACCCGCACCTGACCGAATACCACCCCGAAGAAACCGGCAAACTTATCCGCGATTTGTTCAAGACCAAGGGGATTCTTGCAATGGTCTTCGACCAAGGAAAGAATACCAAAGGCAACGAAGTCCAGCTTTTCGGGAAAGCGAGCACGCTCTACTTACGTCTCCCGCAAAAAGTGAACCAGATGGGAGCATCCGTCGTCACGTTCCGCACGTGGACCAACACAAAGCATCAAATCGTCATCCGTTTTGAAAGCGTCTATCCGCCCAAGTCCGATCCCGAAAAAATCATCGCGGACATTGCAAAAGAAACTGAAACGTGGATTTCCGAGTACCCCGAACAGTGGAGTTGGAATTACCACGGAAACTTTAAGGTTTAA
- a CDS encoding UDPGP type 1 family protein, producing the protein MDIIETLNAAGQQELVAKLESLNGDARKNLERDIASQDWEELKALYTEKSSASLDDNVSGELKPMPFKIATDDLRYDFWKETGEILLGKGQVAAFLVAGGQGSRLGFDGPKGMFDIGLPSHKSLFQLQAERLQNLAAQVGHAIPWCIMTSPLNHEATVNFFTEHNFFGYARENIRFFEQGTICALDPNGKAVVDENNRLALVPDGNGGCFRALAQSGTLAWLIEKGVRYVFLYSVDNALCRICDPAFIGALASEGRSMSASKVVHKAGPNEKVGIFALQNNKPGVVEYSDLPENYRDMTNADGSLTFDGGNIAIHLFKTEGLRKLQTSKLPWHTARKTVCGIEKCWKFEQFLFDAFPQLGTMMPFGVVREEEFSPVKNAEGNDSPKTAREMIGRLHREWLRKAHVEVKPGKLYEVSPTLSYAGEGLSRRVFERELGRNILEFDE; encoded by the coding sequence ATGGACATAATTGAAACTTTGAATGCGGCGGGTCAGCAAGAGCTGGTCGCCAAGCTTGAATCTTTGAATGGCGATGCCCGCAAGAACTTGGAGCGCGACATCGCAAGCCAGGACTGGGAAGAACTGAAGGCTCTTTACACCGAAAAATCCAGTGCCTCGCTCGATGACAACGTGTCGGGCGAATTGAAGCCGATGCCGTTCAAGATTGCAACCGACGACTTGCGTTACGACTTCTGGAAAGAGACTGGCGAAATTCTTCTCGGCAAGGGTCAGGTGGCCGCATTCTTGGTTGCAGGCGGTCAAGGTTCGCGCCTCGGTTTCGACGGTCCGAAGGGTATGTTCGATATCGGACTCCCGAGCCACAAGAGCTTGTTCCAGCTGCAGGCAGAACGCTTGCAGAACTTGGCCGCCCAAGTAGGACATGCGATTCCGTGGTGCATCATGACAAGCCCGCTGAATCACGAAGCGACTGTGAACTTCTTTACCGAGCACAACTTTTTCGGTTACGCCCGCGAAAACATCCGTTTCTTTGAACAAGGTACAATTTGCGCGCTCGACCCGAACGGAAAAGCCGTCGTCGACGAGAACAACCGTTTGGCCCTGGTGCCCGATGGCAATGGCGGGTGCTTTAGGGCTCTCGCCCAGAGCGGCACTCTCGCCTGGTTGATTGAAAAAGGCGTGCGCTACGTATTCCTTTACAGCGTCGACAACGCGCTTTGCCGCATTTGCGACCCGGCTTTTATCGGGGCACTCGCAAGCGAAGGCCGCAGCATGTCGGCATCCAAGGTGGTGCACAAGGCAGGGCCCAACGAAAAGGTGGGCATTTTCGCCTTGCAGAACAACAAGCCCGGAGTCGTGGAATACAGCGACTTGCCCGAAAACTACCGCGACATGACCAACGCTGACGGAAGCCTGACCTTTGACGGCGGAAATATCGCCATTCACTTGTTCAAAACCGAAGGCTTGCGTAAGTTACAGACAAGCAAGCTCCCGTGGCACACCGCCCGAAAGACCGTTTGCGGTATCGAAAAGTGCTGGAAGTTCGAACAGTTCCTGTTCGATGCATTCCCGCAGCTGGGCACGATGATGCCGTTTGGAGTTGTCCGCGAAGAAGAATTCAGCCCGGTGAAAAACGCCGAAGGAAACGACAGTCCGAAGACTGCACGCGAAATGATTGGCAGACTCCACCGCGAATGGTTGCGCAAGGCTCATGTAGAAGTGAAACCGGGCAAGCTTTACGAAGTGTCGCCCACACTCAGCTACGCCGGCGAAGGACTCAGCCGCCGCGTGTTCGAACGCGAACTCGGAAGAAACATTCTGGAATTCGATGAATAG